In Myotis daubentonii chromosome 10, mMyoDau2.1, whole genome shotgun sequence, one genomic interval encodes:
- the ASB10 gene encoding ankyrin repeat and SOCS box protein 10 isoform X2: protein MPGGRGSPPYSGHHRGCVPSAPACRVWDPQSRPDRQPPRPSPLLCRDMALQNALYTGDLARLLELFPPHSTADLLLESRAAEPRWSSHQRGLWSLTYEEELTTPLHVAASRGHADVVQLLLRRRAKPDSAPGGRTALHEACAAGHTACVHALLVAGADPDIPDQDGKHPLHLCQGAGTLECAELLLRFGAKVDGRSEEEEETPLHVAARLGHVELADLLLRRGADPDARDAEGWTPLLTACDTRCTPATDPEATAARCLQLCRLLLSAGADPDAADQDRRRPLHLACLRGYGAIVELLLSCGVSVNAMDYGGHTALHCALQGPPLALAQSPEHAVRALLNHGAVRIWPGALPKVLERWCMSPRTIEVLMNTYSVMKLPEEAAGLVPPEILQKHHRFYSSLFALVRQPRSLQHLSRCVLRAHLEACLPHALPRLPLPPRLLRYLQLDFEDVLY, encoded by the exons atgcctgggggaaggggctccCCTCCCTACTCGGGACACCATCGGGGGTgcgtcccctcagcccctgcctgccgAGTCTGGGATCCTCAGTCCCGCCCAGACCGGCAGCCCCCACGGCCATCGCCGCTGCTGTGCCGTGACATGGCCCTGCAGAATGCCCTGTACACCGGAGACCTGGCGAGGCTGCTGGAGCTGTTCCCCCCGCACAGCACAGCCGACCTGCTGCTGGAGAGCCGGGCTGCGGAGCCTCGATGGAGCAGCCACCAGAGAG gacTCTGGTCTCTGACTTACGAAGAGGAGCTGACCACCCCACTGCACGTGGCAGCCAGCCGGGGCCACGCGGATGTGGTGCAGCTGCTGCTGAGGCGGCGGGCAAAGCCAGACAGTGCCCCCGGGGGCCGCACTGCCCTGCATGAGGCCTGTGCCGCAGGCCACACTGCCTGTGTCCATGCGCTGCTGGTGGCAGGAGCCGACCCCGACATCCCTGACCAGGATGGGAAACACCCCTTGCACCTCTGCCAGGGGGCTGGCACCCTCGA GTGTGCAGAGCTGCTCCTGAGGTTTGGGGCGAAAGTGGATGGTCGGtccgaggaggaagaggagaccccTTTGCATGTGGCCGCCCGACTGGGTCATGTGGAGCTGGCAGACCTACTTCTAAGACGGGGCGCGGACCCAGATGCCCGAGACGCTGAAGGCTGGACACCGCTGCTGACTGCCTGTGACACCCGCTGCACACCGGCCACTGACCCCGAGGCCACCGCAGCCCGCTGCCTCCAACTGTGCCGCTTGCTGCTCTCCGCCGGTGCCGACCCCGATGCTGCCGACCAGGACAGGCGGCGGCCCCTGCATCTGGCCTGTCTCCGCGGCTATGGGGCCATCGTGGAACTGCTCCTGTCCTGTGGCGTCAGTGTCAACGCCATGGACTATGGGGGACACACAGCCCTGCACTGTGCTCTGCAGGGCCCACCCTTGGCcctggcccagagcccagagcatgcagtgcgagctctgctcaaccacggTGCTGTCCGAATCTGGCCTGGGGCTCTCCCCAAG gtgCTGGAACGCTGGTGTATGTCTCCGCGGACCATCGAGGTGCTGATGAACACCTACAGTGTCATGAAGCTTCCTGAGGAGGCCGCGGGTCTGGTACCTCCTGAAATTCTGCAG AAGCACCACCGATTCTACTCCTCTCTCTTTGCCTTGGTGAGGCAGCCCCGATCGCTGCAGCACCTGAGCCGCTGTGTGCTCCGAGCTCACCTAGAGGCCTGCCTGCCCCACGCCCTGCCCCGCCTTCCCCTGCCGCCCCGCCTGCTCCGCTACCTGCAGCTGGACTTTGAGGATGTGCTCTACTAG
- the ASB10 gene encoding ankyrin repeat and SOCS box protein 10 isoform X1 — protein MSWSPDECSGWEEPPGDRRALCARLVEKPSSGSAEHPESGPGPIVTRTASGPALAFWQALLAGDVGSVSRILADSSAGLAPDSIFDTSDPERWRDYRFNIRALRLWSLTYEEELTTPLHVAASRGHADVVQLLLRRRAKPDSAPGGRTALHEACAAGHTACVHALLVAGADPDIPDQDGKHPLHLCQGAGTLECAELLLRFGAKVDGRSEEEEETPLHVAARLGHVELADLLLRRGADPDARDAEGWTPLLTACDTRCTPATDPEATAARCLQLCRLLLSAGADPDAADQDRRRPLHLACLRGYGAIVELLLSCGVSVNAMDYGGHTALHCALQGPPLALAQSPEHAVRALLNHGAVRIWPGALPKVLERWCMSPRTIEVLMNTYSVMKLPEEAAGLVPPEILQKHHRFYSSLFALVRQPRSLQHLSRCVLRAHLEACLPHALPRLPLPPRLLRYLQLDFEDVLY, from the exons ATGAGCTGGTCCCCAGATGAGTGCAGCGGGTGGGAAGAGCCCCCGGGTGACAGACGTGCCCTCTGTGCCAGGCTGGTGGAGAAGCCCAGCAGTGGGTCTGCAGAACACCCAGAGTCTGGCCCGGGACCCATCGTCACCCGCACGGCCTCAGGACCTGCCCTGGCCTTCTGGCAGGCATTGCTGGCCGGGGACGTGGGCTCCGTCTCCCGCATCCTCGCCGACTCCAGCGCTGGCCTGGCACCAGATTCCATCTTTGATACCAGCGACCCAGAGCGATGGAGGGATTACCGCTTCAATATTCGTGCTCTGA gacTCTGGTCTCTGACTTACGAAGAGGAGCTGACCACCCCACTGCACGTGGCAGCCAGCCGGGGCCACGCGGATGTGGTGCAGCTGCTGCTGAGGCGGCGGGCAAAGCCAGACAGTGCCCCCGGGGGCCGCACTGCCCTGCATGAGGCCTGTGCCGCAGGCCACACTGCCTGTGTCCATGCGCTGCTGGTGGCAGGAGCCGACCCCGACATCCCTGACCAGGATGGGAAACACCCCTTGCACCTCTGCCAGGGGGCTGGCACCCTCGA GTGTGCAGAGCTGCTCCTGAGGTTTGGGGCGAAAGTGGATGGTCGGtccgaggaggaagaggagaccccTTTGCATGTGGCCGCCCGACTGGGTCATGTGGAGCTGGCAGACCTACTTCTAAGACGGGGCGCGGACCCAGATGCCCGAGACGCTGAAGGCTGGACACCGCTGCTGACTGCCTGTGACACCCGCTGCACACCGGCCACTGACCCCGAGGCCACCGCAGCCCGCTGCCTCCAACTGTGCCGCTTGCTGCTCTCCGCCGGTGCCGACCCCGATGCTGCCGACCAGGACAGGCGGCGGCCCCTGCATCTGGCCTGTCTCCGCGGCTATGGGGCCATCGTGGAACTGCTCCTGTCCTGTGGCGTCAGTGTCAACGCCATGGACTATGGGGGACACACAGCCCTGCACTGTGCTCTGCAGGGCCCACCCTTGGCcctggcccagagcccagagcatgcagtgcgagctctgctcaaccacggTGCTGTCCGAATCTGGCCTGGGGCTCTCCCCAAG gtgCTGGAACGCTGGTGTATGTCTCCGCGGACCATCGAGGTGCTGATGAACACCTACAGTGTCATGAAGCTTCCTGAGGAGGCCGCGGGTCTGGTACCTCCTGAAATTCTGCAG AAGCACCACCGATTCTACTCCTCTCTCTTTGCCTTGGTGAGGCAGCCCCGATCGCTGCAGCACCTGAGCCGCTGTGTGCTCCGAGCTCACCTAGAGGCCTGCCTGCCCCACGCCCTGCCCCGCCTTCCCCTGCCGCCCCGCCTGCTCCGCTACCTGCAGCTGGACTTTGAGGATGTGCTCTACTAG